The nucleotide sequence GCATACTCACCAGAGCGTGTCGATCCAGGTAACAAACACTTTAATACGAAAAACACACCAAAAGTAGTTGGTGGAATTACAGCGAACTGTACAAAAGTCGCGGCTGCTCTTTACCGTGAAGTGCTTGAAGGAGATGTGCATGAAGTATCAACTCCTGCAGTAGCTGAAATGGAAAAGATCTTCGAAAACACATTCCGTCATATCAATATCGCATTAGCAAACGAGATGGCGATTCTTTGTCAGCGTATGGGTATTGATGTATGGGAAGTGATTGATGCTGCAAAAACGAAGCCATACGGATTCATGGCGTTTTACCCAGGACCAGGTCTTGGCGGACACTGTATTCCAATCGATCCGTTCTACTTAACATACAAAGCACGTGAATATAACTATCACACTCGTTTAATTGAGCTTGCTGGTGAGATCAACAACGCGATGCCTGAATACGTAGTAGACCGTGCGATGCGTTTGTTGAACGAAGATGGAAAAGCTCTTCGCGGTTCAAATGTTGTGGTTCTAGGTGTAGCTTATAAGAAAGATATTGATGATATGCGTGAATCACCGGTACTTCCTATTCTTTCTCAAATGAATGCTTCAGGTGCCAATGTAACGGTTGTTGATCCACACGTTCCAACATTTAGATTGGATGGACAGACAGTGGAGACATACTCACTTACACCTGAACTTCTTCAAAAAGCTGATCTAGTGTTATTAACGACAGATCATACGGCATTTGATTATGAAATGATCGCTCAAAACAGTGATGTACTATTTGATACACGTAATGCGATGAAAGATGTAGAGAATAAACCAGCTCGTTACGTTAAGCTTTAATTTAAAGTTGAGTGCAAGGGGGAACTTAGAGATGATGAACTTTGTTGATTCAACAGTACAGTTAGATGAATCTGTAAAGCTAGGGCACTTTAGTGTAATCGAAAAAGGTGCAAAGATCGGTAAAAATGTTGTGATCGGGAACCGTGTAACTATTCATGAGGATACAGTGATTGGAGATAACAGTACGATTTCTGATGGAGCTGTACTCGGCAAACCACCAAAACCGGCTAAAACAAGTACGGTTAAGCTTTCCGATAATATTCCTGCTTTAACGCTTGGCGAAGAGGTTACGGTTGGGGCGAACGCGGTCCTTTATCGCGGAGCAGAAATCGGAAGTAACACCCTGATTGCAGACCTTGCCAGTGTGCGTGAGAATGTTCAGATCGCAGATTATGTTATTGTGGGACGCGGAGTTACGGTTGAAAACCATGTATCAATCGGAACACGCACGAAGATTCAATCGAACTCTTACATTACCGCTTATACAACCCTTGAGGATCATGTGTTTATCGCGCCATGCGTGACGACTACAAACGACAACTTCATGGGCCGTACAGAAGAGCGTTTTGACAAGATTAAAGGAGCAATCGTGAAGAAGGGAGCTCGTGTAGGCGGAGCGTCCATCATTCTCCCAGGCATAACAGTTGCGGAAGAAACATTTGTAGCTGCTGGAGCTCTAGTGACAAAGGATACAGAAGAAAAGACCGTCATCAAAGGCGTACCAGCTAAATATAGCAAGCAGGTTGACGAGCGGGAGTTGTTATAACTTGTTAGCGCAGCTTAAACGTTTAGGAGGGGATTCCCTCCTTTATGCGTTAATGAATGTGGGTACCAAATTAATCGCATTCTTGATGCTACCAATTTTTACGACGTATCTAGGAAAAGAGCAGATGGGTGTCTTGGAAAACACAGACGCTTTTACATCTATGCTCACGTTCCTTGTTATTTTCGGTACAGATTCAGCACTTGCGTTCTACTTTTTTGATACAGATAAAAAAGAGTTGAAAATCAGTTATGTCCAAACGGTTCTCCAATTTAGACTGGCTATTTCTTTA is from Fictibacillus sp. b24 and encodes:
- a CDS encoding nucleotide sugar dehydrogenase gives rise to the protein MSHSEQLLKKIENKEAVIGVVGLGYVGLPLAVEKAKAGYRVIGFDVQQARVDQVNNGVNYIGDVVDEDLDEMIKSGRLEATTDYAKISEVDAVAICVPTPLDTYMQPDTSYVESSANEIAKNAHEGMLVVLESTTYPGTTEEIVKPALEKAGLVTGENVFVAYSPERVDPGNKHFNTKNTPKVVGGITANCTKVAAALYREVLEGDVHEVSTPAVAEMEKIFENTFRHINIALANEMAILCQRMGIDVWEVIDAAKTKPYGFMAFYPGPGLGGHCIPIDPFYLTYKAREYNYHTRLIELAGEINNAMPEYVVDRAMRLLNEDGKALRGSNVVVLGVAYKKDIDDMRESPVLPILSQMNASGANVTVVDPHVPTFRLDGQTVETYSLTPELLQKADLVLLTTDHTAFDYEMIAQNSDVLFDTRNAMKDVENKPARYVKL
- a CDS encoding acyltransferase, which codes for MNFVDSTVQLDESVKLGHFSVIEKGAKIGKNVVIGNRVTIHEDTVIGDNSTISDGAVLGKPPKPAKTSTVKLSDNIPALTLGEEVTVGANAVLYRGAEIGSNTLIADLASVRENVQIADYVIVGRGVTVENHVSIGTRTKIQSNSYITAYTTLEDHVFIAPCVTTTNDNFMGRTEERFDKIKGAIVKKGARVGGASIILPGITVAEETFVAAGALVTKDTEEKTVIKGVPAKYSKQVDERELL